The proteins below come from a single Chitinophaga pinensis DSM 2588 genomic window:
- a CDS encoding FtsW/RodA/SpoVE family cell cycle protein: MDVLQRTKGDKVIWTIVIFLSLVSLLAVYSATGSLAYREQGGHTEYYLFKQLSVLGMGLLIIYFAHRVNYTIYSRAAQIGFIISIPLLIYTLAFGHSLNDASRWIRLPVINLTFQTSDVAKLAIFMYVSRQLSRRQHIITDFKKGFLPIIIPVAIVCALIMPANMSTALLLGASCMILCFIGRVPVRFLASMVIAGMVMILLIIGIAVATGNPMRLETWKKRVEHFVSTDKDELPYQVQQANIAIAGGGVIGKGPGNSTQRNFLPHAYSDYIYATIIEEYGIFGAFLILMAYMLLLLRSIRIYRKCPYAFGAFLAVGLSVTLAIQALTNMAVNVGLFPVTGVTLPLVSMGGSSVIFTSLAIGIILSVSRNVEDLEGKRIEQERIAKVMEQNGMQPAA; this comes from the coding sequence ATGGACGTACTTCAGAGGACAAAAGGAGACAAAGTGATATGGACGATCGTGATCTTCCTGTCACTGGTAAGCCTGCTCGCTGTTTACAGCGCCACGGGATCCCTGGCGTATCGTGAGCAGGGTGGTCATACGGAGTACTATCTGTTTAAACAATTGAGCGTACTTGGAATGGGGTTGCTGATCATCTATTTCGCGCACAGGGTGAATTATACGATTTACTCACGTGCTGCACAGATAGGGTTTATCATCTCAATTCCCTTGCTGATATATACACTGGCGTTCGGACATAGTCTGAACGATGCCAGCCGGTGGATCCGGCTGCCGGTGATCAACCTGACGTTTCAGACATCGGATGTGGCTAAACTGGCCATATTCATGTATGTAAGCCGTCAGCTGTCAAGACGCCAGCACATCATTACCGATTTTAAGAAAGGCTTTCTGCCCATCATTATACCGGTAGCGATAGTATGTGCGCTGATCATGCCGGCGAATATGTCAACGGCATTGTTACTGGGCGCGAGTTGTATGATACTGTGCTTCATTGGCCGGGTACCTGTCAGGTTCCTGGCTTCCATGGTAATAGCCGGTATGGTAATGATCCTGCTGATAATAGGTATCGCTGTAGCAACAGGTAATCCGATGCGTCTGGAAACCTGGAAGAAAAGGGTGGAACATTTTGTATCGACAGACAAAGATGAACTGCCTTATCAGGTACAACAGGCAAACATCGCCATCGCAGGTGGCGGCGTTATAGGAAAAGGACCAGGCAACAGCACCCAGAGAAACTTTCTTCCTCATGCGTATAGTGATTACATCTACGCAACAATTATCGAGGAGTATGGTATATTTGGCGCCTTTTTGATATTGATGGCCTATATGTTGCTATTACTACGTAGTATACGCATTTACAGAAAATGTCCCTATGCATTCGGCGCATTTCTGGCAGTAGGGCTCAGCGTCACGCTTGCTATACAGGCACTGACTAACATGGCAGTGAATGTAGGGCTCTTTCCGGTAACAGGTGTTACGCTGCCACTGGTGAGTATGGGAGGTTCTTCCGTGATCTTTACCAGTCTTGCAATAGGTATCATACTGAGCGTATCCCGCAACGTTGAAGACCTGGAAGGCAAAAGGATAGAACAGGAAAGAATAGCGAAAGTGATGGAACAGAATGGTATGCAACCAGCAGCTTAA
- a CDS encoding UDP-N-acetylmuramoyl-L-alanyl-D-glutamate--2,6-diaminopimelate ligase, which translates to MKTLRDILYNVSIREVHGSTDTAVNSLSIDSRAVTQGGAFIAIKGVHADGHLFIDKAIAQGAAVIICEELPQSLADDLTYVLVNSSATAAGVIAGNYYDNPSHKLKLVGVTGTNGKTTIATLLFRLFSKLRFHCGLLSTVQNQIGDKVVPATHTTPDAIHLNALLADMVDEGCEYVFMEVSSHAVHQQRIAGLKFAGGIFSNITHDHLDYHKTFDEYIKVKKAFFDGLPTTAFALTNLDDKRGNVMLQNTRAKKQSYSLKTVADFKGKILENNLTGLIMTVNEKEVHFRLIGEFNAYNLLAVYGTAILLGQDKDEVLQALSDLSGAEGRFDYITSAKDRIIGIVDYAHTPDALLNVLATIKNLRKGNEQVITVVGCGGDRDTAKRPVMAAAATEHSDKVILTSDNPRSEDPVAIIQQMEAGIPVHQKRKALSITDRKEAIKTAISLANPDDIILIAGKGHEKYQEIQGVKHPFDDKKVLLEMLELMGK; encoded by the coding sequence ATGAAGACGCTGCGAGACATATTATACAATGTGAGCATCCGCGAAGTACACGGTAGTACAGACACTGCTGTGAATTCGCTGAGCATCGATTCCCGGGCAGTTACCCAGGGAGGCGCATTTATCGCCATCAAAGGCGTACATGCGGATGGTCACCTGTTTATTGACAAGGCAATCGCACAGGGAGCAGCAGTCATCATTTGTGAAGAATTGCCGCAAAGCCTGGCTGATGACCTTACCTACGTACTGGTCAACAGCAGCGCAACTGCCGCCGGCGTAATTGCTGGTAACTATTACGATAATCCGTCTCATAAACTGAAACTGGTCGGCGTAACCGGTACCAATGGTAAAACAACCATCGCTACCCTCCTGTTCCGCCTGTTCAGTAAACTGCGTTTCCACTGCGGACTGCTGTCTACTGTACAAAACCAGATCGGTGATAAGGTCGTACCAGCCACACATACCACTCCTGATGCAATCCACCTGAATGCTTTACTGGCAGATATGGTGGATGAAGGCTGTGAATATGTGTTTATGGAAGTCAGTTCACATGCGGTGCATCAGCAACGTATCGCCGGACTGAAATTCGCCGGTGGTATTTTCAGCAACATCACTCATGATCACCTGGATTACCACAAGACCTTCGACGAGTATATCAAGGTGAAAAAAGCGTTCTTCGACGGACTGCCAACAACCGCCTTCGCACTCACCAACCTGGATGACAAGCGGGGAAATGTAATGCTGCAGAACACCAGGGCGAAGAAACAGTCATACAGCCTCAAAACAGTGGCCGACTTCAAGGGCAAAATCCTGGAGAACAACCTGACAGGGCTGATCATGACAGTGAATGAAAAGGAAGTACACTTCCGCCTGATCGGAGAATTCAATGCATACAACCTGCTGGCAGTATATGGAACAGCCATACTGCTGGGACAGGATAAAGACGAAGTACTGCAGGCGCTCAGCGATCTGTCAGGTGCAGAAGGAAGATTTGATTACATCACCTCTGCTAAAGACAGGATCATCGGTATTGTGGACTATGCACATACGCCTGATGCACTGCTGAATGTACTCGCTACCATTAAAAACCTGCGTAAAGGCAACGAACAGGTAATCACAGTGGTAGGCTGCGGTGGCGACCGCGATACGGCGAAACGCCCTGTAATGGCAGCAGCAGCTACTGAACACAGCGATAAAGTGATCCTGACGTCTGACAATCCGCGCTCGGAAGATCCCGTAGCCATCATTCAACAGATGGAAGCAGGTATACCGGTGCATCAGAAAAGAAAGGCACTATCTATCACAGATAGAAAAGAAGCCATCAAAACAGCCATCAGCCTCGCCAATCCGGATGATATCATCCTGATAGCCGGCAAAGGCCACGAGAAATACCAGGAGATCCAGGGCGTAAAACACCCCTTCGACGATAAAAAGGTATTGCTTGAGATGCTGGAACTAATGGGGAAATAA
- the murD gene encoding UDP-N-acetylmuramoyl-L-alanine--D-glutamate ligase: MQKKLIILGAGESGIGAALLGKQQGYDVFVSDGGAIKDIYKQELAVNHIPFEEGRHSWDVILNADEIIKSPGIPEKSELMKKVRAQQVPVISEIEFAYRYSKDSKVIAITGSNGKSTTTALTFNIFETAGLHAAMVGNIGLSYARQIATAPADYYIVEVSSFQLDDIRDFKPNVAILLNITPDHLDRYDYKMANYVASKFRIAMNQGPEDYFVYCIDDPEITNYLKEHTIYSTTIPFTIMEPLKQGGFMANEQVNIQVNDEPMIVSMYDLALKGKHNLYNSMAAGIAGRTMDIRKEKIRESLTSFKSLEHRMEYVATVRGVDFINDSKATNVNSLWFALESMEHPVVLVMGGVDKGNDYSAIRDLVKEKVKAIICLGVDNAPIQDALSGYTPVMIDTRSMKDAVNAAFQYAAKGDVVLLSPACASFDLFKNYEDRGRQFKEAVKEL; the protein is encoded by the coding sequence ATGCAAAAGAAACTCATCATACTTGGAGCCGGTGAAAGCGGTATCGGTGCTGCCCTTCTGGGTAAGCAGCAGGGGTATGATGTATTTGTATCTGATGGCGGTGCTATAAAAGACATCTATAAACAGGAACTGGCAGTTAACCACATCCCTTTTGAAGAGGGACGACATTCCTGGGATGTGATATTGAATGCAGATGAGATCATTAAGAGTCCCGGCATTCCTGAGAAAAGCGAATTGATGAAAAAGGTTCGCGCACAACAGGTACCTGTGATCTCTGAGATAGAATTCGCTTACCGGTACAGCAAAGACAGTAAGGTCATTGCCATCACCGGTAGCAACGGCAAAAGCACAACAACGGCGCTCACTTTCAACATCTTTGAAACAGCAGGTTTACATGCTGCAATGGTAGGAAATATCGGCCTCAGTTACGCGAGGCAGATAGCGACAGCGCCGGCGGATTATTACATTGTAGAAGTGAGTAGTTTTCAACTGGACGATATCAGGGATTTTAAACCAAACGTCGCTATTCTGTTGAACATAACACCAGATCACCTGGACCGTTATGACTACAAAATGGCGAATTATGTGGCGTCAAAATTCCGCATAGCGATGAATCAGGGACCGGAAGATTATTTCGTGTATTGTATAGATGATCCTGAAATCACGAATTATCTGAAGGAACATACTATTTATTCAACAACAATACCGTTTACTATCATGGAACCATTAAAGCAAGGAGGATTTATGGCAAACGAACAGGTGAACATCCAGGTTAATGATGAGCCAATGATCGTATCAATGTATGATCTCGCATTAAAAGGCAAACATAACCTGTACAATTCCATGGCAGCCGGTATTGCTGGGCGAACGATGGACATCAGAAAGGAAAAGATTCGCGAGAGTCTGACCTCCTTCAAGAGCCTCGAACACCGGATGGAGTATGTGGCGACGGTACGCGGCGTGGATTTCATCAATGATAGTAAAGCGACAAATGTTAACTCCCTCTGGTTTGCCCTGGAAAGTATGGAACACCCGGTAGTCCTGGTAATGGGTGGTGTGGATAAAGGCAATGACTACAGTGCGATACGCGATCTGGTAAAAGAAAAAGTAAAAGCGATCATCTGTCTGGGCGTTGACAATGCACCGATACAGGATGCATTATCAGGCTACACACCGGTGATGATAGATACACGCAGTATGAAGGATGCAGTGAATGCTGCCTTCCAGTATGCGGCCAAAGGAGATGTGGTACTGCTCTCTCCTGCCTGCGCAAGCTTCGATCTCTTCAAGAATTATGAAGACAGAGGCCGGCAGTTCAAGGAAGCAGTAAAAGAACTGTAA
- the rsmH gene encoding 16S rRNA (cytosine(1402)-N(4))-methyltransferase RsmH yields MEEASAYHLPVLLQEVITNLQIQPDGVYVDATFGGGGHSRAILEKLNENGRLIVFDQDEDAYNNRIDDPRVTFVQQNFRHLQRFLRLYKSVPVDGILADLGVSSWQFDTAERGFSTRFDGDLDMRMDKRNALTAASLLQSSTEKELHLLFQNYGEVTNARTLAKTIVQERKARPMRTINEFKSVIQPIVKGNPQKYLAQVFQALRIVVNDEFGALKDMLNQSAEVLKPGGKLAIITFHSLEDRLVKNFMKTGQFEAQEDTFSYETPPKLFRLVTKKPVTASPEELKRNTRSRSAKLRVAEKI; encoded by the coding sequence ATGGAAGAAGCTTCAGCATATCATCTGCCCGTATTACTGCAGGAAGTGATTACTAACCTGCAGATACAACCTGACGGTGTATATGTAGACGCCACTTTTGGTGGCGGGGGCCACTCCAGGGCAATCCTGGAAAAGCTAAATGAGAATGGCAGACTGATCGTGTTTGATCAGGACGAAGACGCCTACAATAACCGGATAGACGACCCAAGGGTCACCTTCGTTCAGCAGAACTTCCGGCACCTGCAGCGCTTCCTCCGGTTATACAAGTCTGTACCGGTAGACGGTATCCTCGCTGACCTGGGAGTATCCTCCTGGCAGTTCGATACCGCTGAAAGAGGATTCAGTACCCGTTTCGACGGAGATCTGGATATGCGGATGGATAAACGCAATGCGCTGACCGCCGCTTCTCTCCTCCAGTCCTCTACCGAAAAAGAACTGCACCTGCTCTTTCAGAATTACGGAGAAGTAACAAACGCCCGTACACTCGCAAAGACCATCGTGCAGGAACGCAAGGCAAGACCAATGCGTACGATAAACGAATTCAAATCTGTAATTCAGCCGATAGTAAAAGGCAATCCGCAGAAATACCTGGCACAGGTTTTCCAGGCACTGCGAATTGTTGTAAATGATGAATTTGGTGCCCTGAAAGATATGCTGAATCAGTCAGCGGAAGTGTTAAAACCCGGTGGAAAACTGGCAATTATCACCTTTCACTCTCTGGAAGACAGGCTGGTGAAAAATTTCATGAAAACGGGACAATTTGAAGCACAGGAAGACACGTTCTCTTACGAAACACCTCCTAAATTATTCAGGTTAGTCACCAAAAAGCCGGTTACAGCAAGCCCCGAAGAGCTGAAGCGCAATACAAGGTCCCGAAGTGCAAAACTGAGGGTAGCCGAAAAAATATAA
- the murG gene encoding undecaprenyldiphospho-muramoylpentapeptide beta-N-acetylglucosaminyltransferase encodes MQRRIIIAGGGTGGHIFPAIAIANALKKIDPETEILFVGAKGKMEMEKVPQAGYKIEGLEIAGFNRSNMLKNLLLPFKILKSLGQARRIIDQFQPQAVVGVGGYASFPIMRKAQSKGIPTLIQEQNSFAGKANMSLGKKAKKICTGYDGMEKFFPADKIVVTGNPVRGNITQSSVTREEAAQHFGLQSGKTTVFAVGGSLGAKAINEALHPMLASFVEKDIQLIWQTGKPYFETAKSAAAAYASHVKVFEFINLMDFAYKAADVVISRAGALAIAELCVVKKPVIFVPYPFAAEDHQTFNAQSLVNKKAALIIKNDEAATQLGTTLFSLVQNKALMEQLEENIGKLGNTNADMVIAKQVMALIG; translated from the coding sequence ATGCAACGCAGAATTATCATAGCAGGTGGGGGTACAGGAGGACATATCTTCCCGGCCATTGCCATTGCCAATGCGTTGAAGAAGATAGATCCGGAAACTGAGATTCTTTTCGTAGGCGCCAAAGGAAAAATGGAGATGGAGAAAGTGCCGCAGGCAGGCTACAAGATCGAAGGACTGGAAATAGCTGGTTTCAATCGTAGTAACATGTTGAAAAACCTGTTATTACCGTTTAAGATATTGAAAAGCCTGGGACAGGCACGCCGTATCATCGATCAGTTCCAGCCACAGGCAGTGGTTGGCGTTGGTGGTTACGCCAGCTTCCCCATCATGCGAAAAGCGCAGAGTAAAGGCATCCCGACACTGATACAGGAACAGAACTCTTTCGCCGGCAAGGCTAATATGTCGCTGGGCAAAAAAGCAAAGAAGATCTGCACCGGCTACGATGGTATGGAAAAATTCTTCCCTGCCGATAAGATCGTGGTAACCGGTAATCCTGTAAGAGGCAACATTACACAGTCATCCGTGACACGTGAAGAAGCAGCGCAGCATTTCGGCCTGCAAAGCGGTAAAACAACCGTATTTGCAGTAGGTGGCAGCCTTGGAGCAAAAGCCATCAACGAAGCACTGCATCCTATGCTGGCGAGTTTTGTGGAAAAGGATATCCAGCTGATCTGGCAAACAGGTAAGCCGTATTTCGAAACAGCAAAGAGTGCAGCCGCCGCATATGCATCACACGTAAAAGTGTTTGAGTTCATCAACCTCATGGACTTTGCCTATAAAGCAGCTGACGTGGTCATATCACGTGCAGGCGCACTGGCAATTGCTGAACTGTGTGTGGTGAAAAAACCGGTCATATTCGTACCATATCCGTTTGCGGCAGAAGATCATCAGACCTTCAATGCGCAGAGTTTAGTGAATAAAAAGGCAGCCCTCATTATTAAAAATGATGAAGCGGCGACACAACTGGGGACAACATTATTCAGCCTGGTGCAAAACAAAGCACTGATGGAACAACTGGAAGAGAACATAGGAAAACTGGGCAATACCAACGCTGACATGGTCATCGCAAAACAGGTAATGGCATTAATAGGGTAA
- the mraY gene encoding phospho-N-acetylmuramoyl-pentapeptide-transferase has protein sequence MFQFITFRVTMALLLSLAISLLLGKRIVKYLQRKQIGETIRDLGLAGENSKKGTPTMGGLIILSSILIPTLLFAQIKTVYIWLMLLCTVWLGLIGFLDDYIKVFRKNKEGLAGKFKVLGQIGLGIIIGSTLYFNDNVVISREIIGGKKLAPYERTVNHQERVTKDGHRFADVKTPITTIPFVKNHEFNYAKLISWMGPGAEKYTFILYILIVIVIITAVSNGANLTDGLDGLATGVSAVIGVCLGVFAYVSGNIQFAEYLNIMYIPNLGELSIFIAAFVGACVGFLWYNAYPAQVFMGDTGSLALGGIIASIAIIVRKELLIPIFCGVFLIENLSVVLQVSYFKYTKKKYGEGRRIFKMSPLHHHYQKLGYHESKIAVRFWIVTIICAAVSIATLKMR, from the coding sequence ATGTTTCAATTCATCACGTTCCGGGTGACCATGGCATTGCTGCTGTCGTTAGCGATTTCCCTGTTATTAGGTAAACGCATTGTGAAGTATCTCCAGCGTAAACAGATCGGTGAAACCATCCGTGATCTGGGACTGGCAGGAGAAAATTCCAAAAAAGGTACCCCTACCATGGGCGGTCTCATCATCCTTTCTTCCATCCTCATTCCTACCCTGCTGTTTGCACAGATCAAAACAGTGTATATCTGGCTGATGCTGCTCTGTACAGTATGGTTAGGACTGATCGGTTTCCTGGATGATTATATTAAAGTCTTCAGGAAAAATAAAGAAGGACTTGCAGGTAAGTTTAAAGTGCTCGGACAGATAGGTCTGGGCATCATCATAGGTAGCACACTGTATTTCAACGATAACGTAGTGATCTCCCGTGAGATCATCGGCGGTAAAAAACTCGCACCGTATGAAAGAACAGTGAACCACCAGGAAAGGGTTACAAAAGATGGACACAGATTTGCAGATGTAAAAACGCCGATCACCACCATCCCTTTTGTAAAGAATCATGAGTTCAACTATGCCAAACTGATCTCCTGGATGGGACCAGGCGCTGAAAAATATACATTCATCCTCTACATCCTGATCGTGATTGTGATTATCACGGCAGTGTCTAACGGGGCCAACCTGACAGACGGACTGGATGGACTGGCAACAGGCGTATCCGCAGTAATAGGCGTGTGTCTTGGCGTCTTCGCCTATGTATCGGGTAACATACAGTTTGCCGAGTATCTGAACATTATGTACATCCCCAACCTGGGTGAACTGTCCATCTTCATTGCGGCCTTCGTAGGTGCATGTGTGGGCTTCCTCTGGTACAACGCTTATCCGGCGCAGGTATTCATGGGTGATACCGGAAGTCTTGCACTGGGTGGTATAATTGCTTCTATCGCGATTATCGTGAGAAAAGAGCTCCTGATCCCGATCTTCTGCGGTGTGTTCCTGATAGAAAACCTCAGCGTGGTGCTGCAGGTCTCCTACTTCAAATACACCAAGAAAAAGTATGGCGAAGGCCGGCGCATTTTTAAGATGTCTCCGCTGCACCATCACTATCAGAAACTGGGATATCATGAAAGTAAAATTGCGGTAAGATTCTGGATCGTGACCATCATCTGCGCAGCAGTATCAATAGCAACGTTAAAAATGAGATAA
- a CDS encoding penicillin-binding protein, protein MEVKKDILWRVYLCFIGMGLFGVAILVKIFLVQNIEGNYWRSMADSLHTRYVSLEADRGTIYSEEGRMLSTSIPYFNLRVDFAADGLREKNGKRFTDNVDSLALCLSQLFKDHTQKEYKNILREGYQRKDRYFLLKRDVLFVQYQAVRNFPMFRLGKNKGGLIAETKNKRINPFKLLANRTIGLSRENAQNVGLERTYDNFLKGVTGKRLMRRIAGGTFVPVEGYDIEPENGRDIITTIDVNMQDIAETALMNMMVSNEAQHGTCILMEVKTGKIKAIANLGRQPDGSYWEDMNYALQVGEPGSTFKLATVIAALDDQYVSMNDQVNLNEGRLQIGKRTVFDSEPHPGQTNVSIKHAFELSSNVGMAQLAMRCYAKKPNEFVAHLRKLNLDKATGIDLVGEGKPVIKSTKSKTWSATSLPWMSFGYEVLVSPLQTCMLYNAVANNGKMMKPYLVNSIMEYGQPVKDYDPEVVMDSICSQNTLRQVKAMLEGVVTNGTGRALWTPYYKLAGKTGTALVANGKDGYKEKIYQSSFAGYFPANDPQFTCVVVIKNKANAVKFYGGAVAGPVFREVADKLYAIALEKQRPMRAAVAIDTLLAFKTGQGREWKTILNTLDLPMQGAVGNSNWVSPRVNGKKITFAAVKQAKGGVPDVTGMGLKDALYLLENAGMRVIVRGAGKVTNQSIPGGSLLERNQTIVIELS, encoded by the coding sequence GTGGAAGTAAAGAAAGACATATTGTGGCGTGTGTATCTGTGCTTTATCGGCATGGGACTGTTTGGTGTGGCAATCCTGGTAAAAATATTCCTGGTACAGAATATCGAAGGTAACTACTGGCGCAGTATGGCAGATAGCCTGCATACCCGCTACGTTTCCCTCGAGGCAGACAGGGGTACTATATATTCTGAAGAAGGCCGTATGCTTTCCACATCCATTCCTTATTTCAATTTAAGGGTGGATTTTGCTGCTGATGGCCTGAGAGAAAAAAATGGTAAAAGATTCACGGATAATGTTGATTCCCTGGCGCTTTGCCTCTCTCAGCTCTTCAAAGATCATACGCAGAAAGAATATAAGAATATCCTGAGAGAAGGGTACCAGCGTAAAGACAGATACTTCCTCCTCAAAAGAGACGTACTGTTCGTACAATATCAGGCAGTCCGCAACTTCCCGATGTTCAGACTCGGAAAAAACAAAGGCGGCCTGATCGCAGAAACGAAAAACAAACGTATTAACCCCTTCAAACTATTGGCTAACCGCACAATAGGATTGTCCAGGGAAAATGCACAGAACGTAGGTCTCGAAAGGACCTACGATAACTTTTTAAAAGGCGTCACCGGTAAAAGACTGATGCGCCGTATCGCCGGTGGAACATTTGTTCCCGTGGAAGGATACGATATCGAACCAGAAAACGGCCGCGATATCATCACCACCATCGACGTGAATATGCAGGACATTGCTGAAACAGCCCTCATGAATATGATGGTCAGCAATGAAGCACAACATGGCACCTGCATCCTCATGGAAGTGAAAACCGGAAAGATAAAAGCGATTGCCAACTTAGGACGTCAGCCTGATGGCAGCTACTGGGAGGATATGAACTATGCCCTCCAGGTAGGTGAACCAGGCTCCACTTTCAAACTGGCTACCGTAATCGCTGCCCTGGATGACCAGTACGTCTCCATGAACGATCAGGTAAACCTGAATGAAGGACGCCTCCAGATAGGTAAAAGAACTGTTTTTGATTCTGAGCCTCACCCGGGACAAACAAACGTCAGCATCAAACATGCTTTCGAACTGAGTTCCAACGTGGGGATGGCCCAGCTGGCCATGCGGTGTTACGCAAAAAAGCCCAATGAATTTGTGGCACACCTGCGTAAACTGAACCTCGATAAAGCCACCGGCATCGATCTCGTTGGGGAAGGTAAACCGGTGATCAAAAGCACTAAGTCTAAAACCTGGAGCGCTACCAGCTTACCCTGGATGTCCTTCGGTTATGAAGTGCTGGTAAGTCCGCTGCAGACCTGTATGCTGTATAACGCAGTCGCCAACAACGGTAAAATGATGAAGCCTTACCTCGTAAACTCCATCATGGAATACGGTCAGCCGGTAAAAGACTACGATCCGGAAGTAGTAATGGACAGTATCTGTTCGCAGAACACCTTACGACAGGTGAAAGCCATGCTCGAAGGCGTAGTAACAAATGGTACAGGCCGCGCACTCTGGACGCCTTACTACAAGCTCGCCGGTAAAACGGGTACCGCGCTGGTAGCAAACGGTAAAGATGGCTACAAAGAAAAGATCTACCAGTCCTCCTTCGCCGGCTACTTCCCTGCTAACGATCCACAGTTCACCTGTGTAGTCGTGATCAAGAACAAAGCCAATGCGGTAAAGTTCTATGGAGGTGCAGTAGCAGGACCCGTATTCCGCGAAGTGGCAGATAAACTGTACGCCATCGCACTGGAAAAACAAAGACCCATGCGCGCCGCTGTTGCAATAGATACATTGCTGGCGTTTAAAACCGGACAGGGACGCGAATGGAAAACCATATTGAACACACTAGATCTGCCCATGCAGGGCGCTGTAGGAAACAGCAACTGGGTAAGTCCCAGGGTGAATGGTAAGAAGATCACCTTCGCTGCCGTTAAACAGGCAAAAGGTGGAGTACCGGATGTAACGGGGATGGGACTGAAAGATGCGCTGTATCTGCTGGAGAATGCAGGAATGCGTGTGATCGTCAGAGGCGCCGGAAAAGTGACTAACCAGTCAATACCAGGTGGCTCCTTATTGGAAAGAAACCAGACTATCGTAATAGAACTGAGCTAA
- a CDS encoding FtsL-like putative cell division protein, with the protein MLQEQEEYISAEEETPEEQPELSEQPEHKREWRLRINYRAITQNMPFILFLSALALIYIANSHLAEKKIRRINTLGREIKELKWEYLNVKSDLMFQSKMSEVSKAVDPLGLKPLSSPPQKIELEKKE; encoded by the coding sequence GTGTTGCAGGAACAAGAAGAATACATATCAGCCGAAGAAGAAACCCCGGAAGAACAACCGGAACTATCGGAACAACCGGAACACAAGAGAGAATGGCGCCTCCGTATTAACTACAGGGCGATCACACAAAACATGCCTTTCATACTGTTCCTGTCCGCACTCGCCCTGATATATATTGCCAACAGTCATCTTGCAGAAAAAAAGATAAGACGTATCAATACGCTTGGAAGGGAAATCAAAGAACTAAAATGGGAGTACCTGAACGTTAAAAGTGATTTGATGTTCCAGAGCAAAATGAGCGAAGTAAGCAAAGCAGTCGATCCCCTCGGATTAAAACCGCTAAGCTCTCCGCCACAAAAAATTGAACTGGAGAAAAAGGAATAA